The following proteins are encoded in a genomic region of Nicoliella spurrieriana:
- a CDS encoding redox-sensing transcriptional repressor Rex has translation MAENKIPRATAKRLPIYYRYLTILHDSKVERISSNKFADAIQVDSATIRRDFSYFGALGKRGYGYDVDNLLNFFKRILNEDRLTNVALVGVGNFGQALLNFNFHRDSNVRISAAFDTKERMINTIQNGVPIYSYEEMIQQLRDQQIKVVILTVPSKVAQEVCDNAIKAGAEGFLNFTQVRLSTPENVTVQNVDLTNELQTLIYFIEHYIK, from the coding sequence ATGGCTGAAAATAAAATTCCACGAGCAACCGCAAAACGATTACCGATTTACTATCGATACCTTACCATTCTACATGATTCTAAAGTTGAACGAATTTCCTCAAATAAATTTGCGGATGCAATTCAAGTCGATTCCGCAACCATCCGCAGAGATTTTTCATACTTTGGGGCGCTTGGCAAGCGGGGCTACGGATATGACGTTGATAATCTTTTAAACTTTTTCAAGCGCATTTTGAACGAAGACCGCTTAACTAACGTAGCGTTAGTGGGGGTTGGTAACTTTGGCCAGGCCCTGCTTAATTTTAACTTTCACCGTGATAGCAACGTTAGAATTTCAGCAGCCTTTGATACCAAGGAACGCATGATCAATACGATTCAAAATGGCGTGCCGATCTACTCATATGAAGAAATGATTCAACAACTGCGTGATCAACAAATTAAGGTGGTCATTTTGACCGTTCCATCTAAAGTGGCGCAGGAAGTTTGTGATAATGCAATTAAAGCCGGAGCGGAAGGGTTCCTTAATTTTACGCAGGTCAGACTATCCACGCCGGAAAACGTGACGGTCCAAAACGTGGATTTAACGAATGAATTACAGACGTTAATTTATTTTATTGAACATTATATTAAGTAA